From Lutra lutra chromosome 14, mLutLut1.2, whole genome shotgun sequence, a single genomic window includes:
- the AGT gene encoding angiotensinogen, which produces MGPAGVGLRAAVLCLMAWAGLAAGDRVYIHPFHLLVYSKSSCEQLERPGPEMPEERTFTPVPIQAKTSPVDEEALWEELALAAGKLEEEDRMRAAKVGTMLNFLGFHMYRALGESGSAASATVLSPTTLFGTLASLYLGALDPTASRLQAFLGVPGEDQSCTSRLDGHKVLSALQTIQGLLVAKGEAGGRSALLLSTVLGLFTAPGLRLKQPFVRGLAPFAPVTLPRSLDLFTDPDLAAEKIDRFMQAVTGWKMDRPLSGVSPDSTLLFNAYVHFQGQLKGFSLLRGLQEFWVDNATSVSVPMLSGTGTFQHWSDVQNGLSMTRVPLSKSACLLLVQPHGTSGLQKVEAATFQHKFLTWLKNLSPRTIRLTVPQLTLRASYDLRDLLAQAKLPTLLGAEANLGKISNDDLRVGKVLNSILLELKADEGEQPTESAPQPDGPKALEVTLNRPFLFAIYEHDSTALHFLGRVTNPLSAV; this is translated from the exons ATGGGTCCTGCCGGAGTGGGCCTAAGGGCCGCTGTCCTCTGCCTCATGGCCTGGGCCGGCCTGGCCGCTGGGGACCGAGTGTACATCCATCCCTTCCACCTCCTCGTCTACAGCAAGAGCAGCTGTGAGCAGCTGGAGAGACCAGGCCCAGAGATGCCCGAGGAGCGGACCTTCACGCCCGTCCCGATTCAGGCCAAGACGTCCCCAGTGGACGAGGAGGCGCTCTGGGAGGAGCTGGCGCTGGCTGCCgggaagctggaggaggaggacaggatgCGGGCGGCTAAAGTGGGCACGATGCTCAACTTCCTGGGCTTCCACATGTACAGGGCACTGGGCGAGTCCGGGAGCGCGGCCAGTGCGACCGTCCTGTCCCCCACGACTCTCTTCGGCACGCTGGCCTCTCTCTACCTGGGCGCGCTGGACCCCACAGCCAGCAGACTGCAGGCCTTCCTGGGCGTCCCCGGGGAGGACCAGAGCTGCACCTCCCGGCTGGACGGCCACAAGGTGCTGTCCGCCCTGCAGACCATCCAGGGCCTTCTGGTCGCCAAGGGTGAGGCCGGCGGCCGGTCCGCACTGCTCCTCTCCACGGTGCTGGGTCTGTTCACAGCCCCTGGCCTGCGCCTGAAGCAGCCTTTTGTGCGGGGCCTGGCGCCCTTTGCCCCCGTCACCCTCCCACGCTCTCTGGACTTGTTCACGGACCCGGATCTTGCTGCTGAGAAGATCGACAGGTTCATGCAGGCAGTGACAGGGTGGAAAATGGACAGACCCCTGTCAGGAGTCAGCCCAGACAGCACCCTGCTTTTCAACGCCTATGTCCACTTCCAAG gACAGCTGAAGGGCTTCTCCCTGCTGAGGGGACTGCAGGAGTTCTGGGTGGACAATGCCACCTCGGTGTCGGTCCCCATGCTCTCGGGCACGGGCACCTTCCAGCACTGGAGCGACGTCCAGAACGGCCTCTCCATGACCCGGGTACCCCTCAGCAAGAGTGCCTGCCTGCTGCTGGTCCAGCCCCACGGCACCTCCGGCCTGCAGAAGGTGGAGGCCGCCACCTTCCAGCACAAATTCCTGACGTGGTTGAAGAATCTGTCTCCCCG GACCATCCGCCTGACCGTGCCCCAGCTGACACTGCGAGCCTCCTATGACCTGCGGGACCTGCTGGCCCAGGCCAAGCTGCCTACCCTGCTGGGGGCCGAGGCAAACCTGGGCAAAATCAGCAATGATGATCTCCGAGTCGGAAAG GTGCTGAATAGCATCCTTTTGGAACTAAAAGCAGACGAGGGAGAGCAGCCCACAGAGTCTGCCCCACAGCCGGATGGGCCCAAGGCCTTGGAGGTGACCTTGAACCGCCCGTTCTTGTTTGCCATTTACGAGCATGACTCCACTGCCCTGCACTTCCTGGGCCGTGTGACCAACCCGCTGAGCGCGGTGTGA